A window of the Helianthus annuus cultivar XRQ/B chromosome 4, HanXRQr2.0-SUNRISE, whole genome shotgun sequence genome harbors these coding sequences:
- the LOC110934344 gene encoding 26.5 kDa heat shock protein, mitochondrial → MAMRRLILNNFTHSQRLPLQTQACTSQLLHRFSTTTNHHEKPETKEVSVSDSAKKPRSVSPRRRRRRSLWSSEYNNHNLPPSLSGLGNAIVEAATNMNRLLENLSPSRLIRRFKEKDESYTIKFQMPGLSKDDVKITVEDGMLFIRGEHKDEEEGSDDDEFWSAATYGYYNTSLMLPEDAKVEEIKAEMKDGVLHVVIPKDETKKKQIKEVHVG, encoded by the exons ATGGCAATGCGTCGTTTAATCCTCAACAACTTCACTCACTCTCAAAGATTACCTCTCCAAACACAAGCATGCACCTCTCAACTCCTTCACCGTTTCTcaaccaccaccaaccaccatgAAAAACCCGAAACCAAAGAGGTTTCCGTCTCCGATTCCGCCAAGAAACCGCGGTCCGTTTCCCCTCGCAGGCGCCGCCGGAGGTCACTTTGGTCGTCTGAATACAATAATCACAACCTACCTCCTTCTCTCTCAG GATTAGGGAATGCGATCGTGGAAGCGGCTACAAACATGAACAGATTACTCGAAAACTTATCACCATCGCGTCTAATAAGGCGATTCAAAGAGAAAGACGAAAGCTACACCATCAAGTTTCAGATGCCCGGGTTGTCGAAAGATGATGTGAAGATCACAGTTGAAGATGGGATGTTGTTCATTCGAGGCGAGCATAAGGACGAGGAAGAAGGTTCTGATGACGATGAATTTTGGTCGGCCGCCACCTATGGGTACTATAACACTAGTCTCATGCTGCCGGAAGATGCGAAAGTGGAGGAGATTAAGGCGGAGATGAAGGATGGAGTGTTGCATGTTGTTATACCAAAAGATGAGACCAAGAAGAAGCAAATTAAGGAGGTTCATGTtggttag